The sequence GGAATCAGCTTTTCCGGGAAATGGTACGGCCCGTAGTTGTTCGAGCAGCGCGAAATCGTGACCGGCAAATTGAACGTCCTGTGGTACGCCTGCACCAGTAAATCCGCGCTGGCCTTGGACGCCGAATAGGGAGAGGATGTATGAATAGGCGTTTCTTCCGTAAAGAACAAATCTGGGCGGTCGAGCGGCAAATCGCCGTAGACCTCGTCTGTCGAGACCTGATGGTAACGCTTGACGCCGTATTCGCGGGATGCATCCATCAGCACCTGCGTTCCCAGGATATTCGTACGCAGGAAGATACCCGGGTCTTCGATCGAACGGTCGACATGGGACTCCGCCGCGAAGTTTACAACGATGTCCGGATGTGCTTCCCCAAACAGCTTGAACACCGCTTCCCGATCCGCAATATCCGCCTTGACAAACTTCACATTCGGCCGGTCAAGAACATCTTTTAAAGTTTCCAAATTACCCGCATACGTCAGCAGGTCCAGTATCACGATTTCATAGTCCGGATGGTTTTCCAGCATATGAAACACAAAGTTACTGCCGATAAATCCGGCTCCGCCTGTTACAAGTATCTTCATCTTACTTAACTTCTCCTTCTGCCTGCCAGTTTTTGCAGACGTCGATCCATTCTATCGCATTCGCGTAACGATAAAGCTCGCCGCACGTAAGCTCGATAGCGCTGTTGGCGCTTCCGCACGCGGGGAACACGGTATGAAACCGCTTCAAAGATTCATCCAGATACACCTTTACTTCCTTTGGCACGGCAAACGGGCATACGCCCCCTACCGGATGTCCGGTCAGCTCCGGCACCTCATCTGCCGCAAGCATTTTTGCCTTGGCAGCAAAATATGCCTTGTAACGCGCATTGTCGACCTTCGCGTCGCCCGCCGTC comes from Christensenellaceae bacterium and encodes:
- a CDS encoding dTDP-glucose 4,6-dehydratase → MKILVTGGAGFIGSNFVFHMLENHPDYEIVILDLLTYAGNLETLKDVLDRPNVKFVKADIADREAVFKLFGEAHPDIVVNFAAESHVDRSIEDPGIFLRTNILGTQVLMDASREYGVKRYHQVSTDEVYGDLPLDRPDLFFTEETPIHTSSPYSASKASADLLVQAYHRTFNLPVTISRCSNNYGPYHFPEKLIPLIISRALADESLPVYGTGENVRDWLYVRDHCAAIDRIIHDGRVGEVYNIGGHNERTNLQVVKTILKQLNKPESLITYVKDRAGHDLRYAIDPTKMMNELGWEPTTTFDEGIAQTVEWYLANEDWWKNIVSGDYQNYYQKMYADR
- a CDS encoding proline--tRNA ligase; this translates as MSVEKVKQYFAQFGLDGKVRELEDSSATVELAAQALGVQGARIAKTLSFKVGDTCVLIVTAGDAKVDNARYKAYFAAKAKMLAADEVPELTGHPVGGVCPFAVPKEVKVYLDESLKRFHTVFPACGSANSAIELTCGELYRYANAIEWIDVCKNWQAEGEVK